A region of Pyxidicoccus parkwaysis DNA encodes the following proteins:
- a CDS encoding ABC transporter ATP-binding protein, with amino-acid sequence MTAAPKLEALLPAAPVADGSQPVRIRSLSKTYRVGFFLNKHVKALQGLDLDIAPGQVYGLLGPNGAGKSTTIKILMGLVRASQGQALLFGEPPDRPHVRRQVGFLPENPSLYEYLTGREFVTLAGRIFGLSGHDLDQRVERVLGEVGMGRASDLQIRRYSKGMVQRTALAQALISGPRLLVLDEPTSGLDPLGRRQMRDIILAEREKGTTILFCTHIISDVEALCDRVAVLVGGRRVQEGSVQELVSARAPSVEMVVQGLTLEQLQPLGFAYEQVQQLDGRVVLRVPDADSHKLLQAIIGLGGRVSRLQPARFSLEDLFLEAMKQAGGQTVGGEIQS; translated from the coding sequence ATGACCGCGGCTCCAAAGCTCGAGGCTCTGCTGCCGGCGGCTCCCGTCGCTGACGGCAGTCAACCCGTCCGCATCCGCAGCCTGTCCAAGACGTACCGGGTGGGCTTCTTCCTCAACAAGCACGTCAAGGCATTGCAGGGTCTGGACCTGGACATCGCGCCGGGGCAGGTCTACGGGCTGCTCGGCCCCAACGGCGCGGGCAAGTCCACCACCATCAAGATTCTCATGGGGCTGGTGCGCGCGTCGCAGGGCCAGGCGCTGCTCTTCGGTGAGCCGCCGGACCGTCCGCACGTGCGGCGGCAGGTGGGCTTCCTGCCGGAGAACCCGTCCCTGTACGAGTACCTCACGGGGCGCGAGTTCGTGACGCTGGCGGGGCGCATCTTCGGGCTGAGCGGGCATGACCTGGACCAGCGCGTGGAGCGCGTGCTGGGCGAGGTGGGCATGGGCCGTGCCTCGGACCTGCAGATTCGCCGCTACTCCAAGGGCATGGTGCAGCGCACCGCGCTGGCCCAGGCGCTCATCAGCGGGCCGCGCCTGCTGGTGCTGGACGAGCCGACGTCGGGCCTGGACCCGCTGGGCCGCCGGCAGATGCGCGACATCATCCTCGCCGAGCGCGAGAAGGGGACGACCATCCTCTTCTGCACGCACATCATCTCGGACGTGGAGGCACTCTGTGACCGCGTGGCCGTGCTGGTGGGCGGGCGGCGCGTGCAGGAGGGCAGCGTGCAGGAGCTGGTGTCGGCGCGGGCGCCCTCGGTGGAGATGGTGGTGCAGGGCCTGACGCTCGAGCAGCTCCAGCCGCTGGGCTTCGCGTACGAGCAGGTGCAGCAGCTGGACGGCCGGGTGGTGCTGCGGGTTCCGGACGCGGACTCGCACAAGCTGCTCCAGGCCATCATCGGTCTGGGCGGGCGCGTCAGCCGCTTGCAGCCCGCGCGCTTCTCGCTGGAGGACCTCTTCCTCGAGGCGATGAAGCAGGCCGGTGGGCAGACCGTCGGAGGAGAGATTCAGTCATGA
- a CDS encoding sensor histidine kinase, with translation MKWRIASVAFLLGSLSTGLTWLSVQPLLIRLMEAVRRLAPPGSTEAAALGRVKGLLPLALGLSLVVLTVLAYVVLDLMVGRPLRSTEAVVEQFGRLELDPHLVPTQGGPLLSRIQRALQRMAEALSAEQSLTRSQMESLREANARLARAQTELVSSERLATVGRLAAGVAHEVGNPLSGILGYVALAKMKANTPELKDFLERIDHEVQRIDHIIRGLLDLGRPGTAALAPVELGKVVETCVGLVRAAPELSGVEVELGLEPGLLARADPGPLSQIVINLLLNAAQAMGGQGSVRVRTLREGAEAWVVVEDSGPGIPADVMPRLFEPFFTTKGREGTGLGLAVSLRLAQVMGGRLLAENAPGGGARFTVSLPAS, from the coding sequence GTGAAGTGGCGCATCGCCAGCGTGGCCTTCCTGCTGGGCTCGCTGTCCACGGGGCTCACCTGGCTGTCGGTGCAGCCGCTGCTCATCCGGTTGATGGAGGCGGTGCGCCGGCTCGCGCCGCCAGGCAGCACCGAGGCCGCGGCGCTGGGGCGCGTGAAGGGGTTGTTGCCGCTGGCGCTCGGGCTGAGCCTGGTGGTGCTCACGGTGCTGGCGTACGTGGTGCTGGACTTGATGGTGGGCCGCCCGCTGCGCAGCACGGAGGCGGTGGTGGAGCAGTTCGGCCGGCTGGAGCTGGACCCGCACCTGGTGCCCACCCAGGGTGGCCCGCTGCTGTCGCGCATCCAGCGCGCGCTGCAGCGCATGGCGGAGGCGCTGAGCGCGGAGCAGTCCCTCACGCGCTCGCAGATGGAGTCCCTGCGCGAGGCCAACGCCCGGCTGGCGCGCGCGCAGACGGAGCTGGTGTCCTCGGAGCGGCTGGCCACGGTGGGCCGGCTGGCCGCGGGCGTGGCGCACGAGGTGGGCAACCCGCTGTCAGGCATCCTCGGCTACGTGGCGCTGGCGAAGATGAAGGCCAACACGCCGGAGCTGAAGGACTTCCTGGAGCGCATCGACCACGAGGTGCAGCGCATCGACCACATCATCCGCGGGCTCCTGGATTTGGGGCGCCCGGGGACGGCCGCGCTGGCGCCGGTGGAGCTGGGTAAGGTCGTTGAGACGTGCGTGGGTCTGGTGCGCGCGGCGCCGGAGCTGTCCGGCGTGGAGGTGGAGCTGGGACTGGAGCCGGGCCTGCTTGCCCGTGCGGACCCGGGGCCGCTGTCGCAAATCGTCATCAATTTGTTGCTCAACGCCGCGCAGGCCATGGGAGGGCAGGGGAGCGTGCGCGTCCGCACGCTCCGCGAGGGGGCCGAGGCGTGGGTGGTGGTGGAGGACTCGGGGCCGGGCATCCCCGCGGACGTCATGCCCCGCCTCTTCGAGCCCTTCTTCACCACCAAGGGCCGGGAGGGCACCGGGCTGGGGCTGGCGGTGTCGCTGCGGCTCGCGCAGGTGATGGGCGGCCGGCTGCTGGCGGAGAACGCGCCCGGAGGCGGCGCCCGCTTCACCGTGTCCCTGCCGGCTTCCTGA
- a CDS encoding prepilin peptidase translates to MPTPSPGWIETIFTLFLLVVGLCIGSFLNVVIARVPEGLSIVRPGSRCPKCGHVLAWYENIPLLSWLALRARCRGCKTPISARYPLVELLTGLLYFACLRRFGWTYELAPALVLVTLLVPLTFIDLDHWILPLSMTVSGTLAGIALALPRGMDAFWDALIGAGVGFLAFRLMEYVGWKLFKKEALGAGDKYLVAMLGAFLSWRALLGILLFASMQGAVVGILMLLFTGRAGPRTEETPAAKEEPAGEPDGDEPPLTMTWDFTRAGLPAWKRLVLVPFCLLFQPIPDAPLDEEGQEEDWVPDRTSIPFGPWLALAGLELLLLGPWLGRVLPPEIAMMVGGLP, encoded by the coding sequence ATGCCGACCCCCTCTCCAGGCTGGATTGAGACAATCTTCACCCTCTTCCTCCTGGTGGTGGGGCTGTGCATCGGCAGCTTCCTCAACGTCGTCATCGCGCGAGTCCCGGAGGGGCTGAGCATCGTCCGCCCGGGCTCGCGCTGCCCGAAGTGCGGCCACGTCCTCGCCTGGTACGAGAACATCCCGCTGCTCTCCTGGCTGGCGCTGAGGGCGCGCTGCCGCGGGTGCAAGACGCCCATCTCCGCGCGCTACCCGCTGGTGGAGCTGCTCACCGGGCTGCTCTACTTCGCGTGCCTCCGCCGCTTCGGCTGGACGTATGAACTGGCCCCCGCGCTGGTGCTCGTCACGCTGCTGGTGCCGCTCACCTTCATCGACCTGGACCACTGGATTCTGCCGCTGTCCATGACGGTGTCGGGCACCCTGGCTGGCATCGCGCTCGCGCTGCCTCGGGGAATGGACGCCTTCTGGGACGCGCTCATCGGCGCGGGGGTGGGCTTCCTCGCCTTCCGGCTGATGGAGTACGTGGGCTGGAAGCTCTTCAAGAAGGAGGCCCTGGGCGCGGGGGACAAGTACCTCGTGGCCATGCTGGGGGCGTTCCTCTCCTGGCGCGCGCTGCTCGGCATCCTCCTCTTCGCCTCCATGCAGGGCGCGGTGGTGGGCATCCTCATGCTGCTCTTCACCGGCCGCGCCGGGCCGCGCACGGAGGAGACGCCGGCCGCGAAGGAGGAGCCCGCCGGGGAGCCGGATGGGGACGAGCCTCCGCTCACCATGACGTGGGACTTCACGCGGGCGGGGCTTCCCGCGTGGAAGCGCCTGGTGCTGGTGCCGTTCTGCCTCCTGTTCCAGCCCATCCCCGACGCGCCGCTGGACGAGGAGGGGCAGGAGGAGGACTGGGTGCCGGACCGCACCAGCATCCCCTTTGGCCCGTGGCTGGCGCTGGCGGGGCTGGAGCTGCTCCTGCTGGGGCCATGGCTGGGGCGGGTGCTGCCGCCGGAGATCGCGATGATGGTGGGAGGCCTGCCGTGA
- a CDS encoding ABC transporter → MRIAVLCLAVCSIALMADKPDKPLRTKDGPILPRREMLEVLGAAQKPLLADFYWLQAIQQVGRANTDTEYRDVYFYADLATDLDPKFRYAYEWGAITTPFNLGREQWVNTDLSSRLLTKGLAALPDDRRFMFQLAYNKMTYERDFKGAADLLMTLSKYPDMPRYLPMLATRLYAQAGSFDSGLGVAEMLRDSAADDESRAFYEHRIKEILRERVLTQIDQAIEAFEKDHGERPKTVPDLVRMGYLKFPPQDPLEGKFFIDRRGRARSTSGLYRLEMYEDAKKKELQEDMAAGGIFVDSEGAQ, encoded by the coding sequence ATGCGGATCGCAGTATTGTGCCTGGCTGTCTGTTCCATCGCGCTGATGGCCGACAAGCCGGACAAGCCCTTGAGGACAAAGGACGGTCCCATCCTGCCTCGCCGTGAGATGCTCGAGGTGCTGGGGGCCGCGCAGAAGCCGCTGCTCGCGGACTTCTACTGGCTGCAGGCCATCCAGCAGGTGGGCCGCGCCAACACGGACACCGAGTACCGCGACGTCTACTTCTACGCGGACCTGGCGACCGACCTCGACCCGAAGTTCCGCTACGCCTACGAGTGGGGCGCCATCACCACGCCCTTCAATCTCGGCCGCGAGCAGTGGGTGAACACGGATTTGTCCTCACGGCTGCTCACCAAGGGGCTGGCCGCGCTGCCGGATGACCGCCGTTTCATGTTCCAGCTCGCCTACAACAAGATGACGTACGAGCGGGACTTCAAGGGCGCGGCGGACCTCCTCATGACGTTGTCGAAGTACCCGGACATGCCGCGCTACCTGCCCATGCTGGCCACCCGTCTGTACGCGCAGGCCGGCAGCTTCGACTCGGGCCTGGGCGTGGCGGAGATGCTGCGCGACAGCGCCGCGGACGACGAGTCCCGGGCCTTCTACGAGCACCGCATCAAGGAAATCCTCCGGGAGCGGGTGCTCACGCAAATCGACCAGGCCATCGAGGCCTTCGAGAAGGACCATGGCGAGCGCCCGAAGACGGTGCCGGACCTGGTGCGGATGGGCTACCTGAAGTTCCCGCCCCAGGACCCGCTGGAGGGAAAGTTCTTCATCGACCGGCGAGGGCGCGCGCGCTCCACGTCCGGACTCTACAGGTTGGAGATGTACGAAGACGCCAAGAAGAAGGAGTTGCAGGAGGACATGGCTGCTGGTGGCATCTTTGTAGATTCGGAGGGCGCGCAATGA
- a CDS encoding sigma-54-dependent transcriptional regulator: MRGHVLVVDDELSMREYLELLLHREGYAVTSVPGVKPACEALAQDGVDLVISDMKLGTGSGLDVLRAARARQEPPEVVLITAYGSPAAAVEAMREGAYDYICKPFDNEELRLLVQKALEKRLLRQENSGLRARLLPGLGVAVGQSSRMQAVWALVEKVAPSRSTVLVTGESGTGKELVARAIHMRGSRAAQPFLPFNCAALNEGTLESELFGHMKGSFTGATHERQGLLVSAGEGTVMLDEVGEMPLATQVKLLRVLQERKVKPVGSAAEVPFKARVIAATNRRLEAEVKAGRFREDLFYRLNVITVELPPLRERAGDISMLANYFLSRLAEELGRPGLRFAPETLSLLERYSFPGNVRQLQNMVERAATLSDSDLLGPATLPPAVRGESEPLASSSDGGETRLGAGFNLERHLDDSERRYLLAALKQAGGVKTRAAELLGLSFRSFRYRLAKHGLTDELEPGGATES, translated from the coding sequence GTGCGCGGGCACGTCCTCGTGGTGGACGACGAGCTGTCCATGCGGGAGTACCTGGAGCTGTTGCTCCACCGCGAGGGCTACGCGGTGACGAGCGTGCCCGGCGTGAAGCCCGCGTGCGAGGCGCTCGCGCAGGACGGGGTGGACCTCGTCATCTCCGACATGAAGCTGGGCACTGGCAGCGGCCTGGACGTGCTGCGCGCCGCGCGCGCCCGCCAGGAACCTCCCGAGGTGGTGCTCATCACCGCCTATGGCTCGCCGGCCGCCGCGGTGGAGGCCATGCGCGAGGGCGCGTACGACTACATCTGCAAGCCCTTCGACAACGAGGAGTTGCGGCTGCTCGTCCAGAAGGCGCTGGAGAAGCGCCTGCTGCGCCAGGAGAACAGCGGTCTGCGCGCCCGGCTGCTGCCCGGCCTGGGCGTGGCGGTGGGGCAGAGCTCGCGCATGCAGGCGGTATGGGCCCTGGTGGAGAAGGTGGCCCCGAGCCGCAGCACGGTGCTGGTGACGGGTGAGAGCGGCACCGGCAAGGAGCTGGTGGCCCGCGCCATCCACATGCGGGGCAGCCGCGCCGCGCAGCCCTTCCTTCCCTTCAACTGCGCGGCCCTCAACGAGGGCACGCTGGAGAGCGAGCTGTTCGGCCACATGAAGGGCTCCTTCACCGGGGCCACCCACGAGCGGCAGGGGCTGCTGGTGTCCGCGGGCGAGGGCACCGTCATGTTGGATGAAGTCGGCGAGATGCCCCTGGCCACGCAGGTGAAGCTCTTGCGCGTGCTCCAGGAGCGGAAGGTGAAGCCTGTGGGCAGCGCGGCGGAGGTGCCCTTCAAGGCCCGCGTTATCGCGGCCACCAACCGGCGGCTGGAGGCGGAGGTGAAGGCGGGCCGCTTCCGCGAGGACCTCTTCTATCGCCTCAACGTGATTACGGTGGAGCTGCCTCCCTTGCGCGAGCGCGCCGGGGACATCTCCATGCTGGCGAACTACTTCCTGTCGCGCCTGGCGGAAGAGCTGGGGCGTCCGGGCCTGCGCTTCGCGCCGGAGACGCTTTCGTTACTGGAGCGTTACTCGTTCCCTGGCAACGTGCGCCAGCTCCAGAACATGGTGGAGCGCGCGGCCACGCTGTCCGACTCGGACCTGCTCGGCCCCGCCACGCTGCCCCCGGCGGTGCGCGGCGAGTCCGAGCCCCTGGCTTCCTCCAGTGACGGAGGCGAGACGCGGCTGGGTGCGGGCTTCAACCTGGAGCGCCACCTGGATGACAGCGAGCGGCGCTACCTGCTCGCCGCGCTGAAGCAGGCGGGTGGGGTGAAGACGCGGGCCGCGGAGCTGCTGGGCCTGTCCTTCCGGTCCTTCCGGTATCGCCTGGCCAAGCACGGCCTGACGGATGAGCTGGAGCCGGGTGGGGCCACCGAGTCCTAG
- a CDS encoding ABC transporter permease has protein sequence MSAFTAMAWNGFREARRNRVTVLVAAFALVLLFATTLVTEVTVSTFDRVVTDFGLGVMSLLLVFLSIFLSSGLISREIERRTIFLMVSKPLSRSRFLLARLAGNMLTLGVLLVAMTLLFWLQLVLNRCPITQSQFAALWGLYLELFVLTSVGFLMSTFSSQLVSALVTTGLYFAGHLCGDIYNLGTKSKSDFVAWVSKAVYYALPNLERLNFRPRATYAMEVAASELGKATLYAVGWGALFCVLATLVFERRDFR, from the coding sequence ATGAGTGCCTTTACCGCCATGGCGTGGAACGGCTTCCGCGAGGCGCGTCGCAACCGGGTGACGGTGCTCGTGGCCGCCTTCGCGCTGGTGCTGCTCTTCGCCACCACGCTCGTCACCGAGGTGACGGTCAGCACGTTCGACCGCGTGGTGACGGACTTCGGCCTGGGGGTGATGAGCCTCCTGCTCGTCTTCCTCTCCATCTTCCTGTCGTCCGGGCTCATCAGCCGTGAAATCGAGCGGCGCACCATCTTCCTCATGGTGTCCAAGCCGCTGTCGCGCAGCCGGTTCCTGCTCGCGCGGCTGGCGGGCAACATGCTGACGCTCGGCGTGCTGCTGGTGGCCATGACGCTGCTGTTCTGGCTGCAACTCGTCCTGAACCGCTGCCCCATCACCCAGTCTCAGTTCGCCGCGCTGTGGGGGCTGTACCTGGAGCTGTTCGTGCTCACCAGCGTCGGCTTCCTGATGTCCACCTTCTCCAGCCAGCTGGTATCCGCGCTGGTGACGACGGGCCTGTACTTCGCCGGCCACCTGTGCGGGGACATCTACAACCTGGGCACCAAGTCCAAGAGCGACTTCGTCGCGTGGGTGAGCAAGGCCGTCTACTACGCCCTGCCGAACCTGGAGCGGCTGAACTTCCGGCCGCGCGCCACGTACGCCATGGAAGTCGCGGCGTCCGAGCTGGGCAAGGCCACGCTGTACGCGGTGGGCTGGGGCGCGCTGTTCTGCGTGCTGGCCACGCTCGTGTTCGAGCGGCGCGACTTCCGCTGA
- the pilA gene encoding type IV pilin protein PilA translates to MRVSRFNPRNRGFTLIELMIVVAIIGILAAIAIPNFLKFQARSKQSEAKTNLKALYTAQKSFFSEKDRYSDFANEIGFSPERGNRYGYIISAAAGSAESRTTAAIAAPAGGVTTISYDAFRFGGAGGVPAFAVANYTPTAPATTVFGVQGTCPNCNFFAGASGNADNEATTDDWVIAGFEGVGAVSGCSEAGNVSSGTPYNTRNDVACD, encoded by the coding sequence ATGCGCGTTTCCCGCTTCAACCCCCGTAACCGTGGCTTCACGCTCATCGAGCTCATGATCGTGGTCGCCATCATCGGCATCCTGGCCGCCATCGCCATCCCGAACTTCCTCAAGTTCCAGGCTCGCTCCAAGCAGTCTGAGGCGAAGACGAACCTCAAGGCCCTGTACACCGCGCAGAAGTCGTTCTTCTCGGAGAAGGACCGCTACTCCGACTTCGCCAACGAGATTGGCTTCTCCCCTGAGCGCGGCAACCGCTACGGCTACATCATCTCCGCGGCCGCTGGTAGCGCCGAGTCGCGCACCACCGCTGCCATCGCCGCTCCCGCGGGTGGCGTGACGACCATCTCCTACGACGCGTTCCGCTTCGGTGGCGCCGGTGGCGTTCCGGCCTTCGCGGTTGCCAACTACACCCCGACGGCTCCGGCCACCACCGTCTTCGGCGTCCAGGGCACCTGCCCGAACTGCAACTTCTTCGCGGGCGCCTCCGGCAACGCGGACAACGAGGCCACCACGGATGACTGGGTCATCGCCGGCTTCGAGGGCGTGGGCGCGGTGTCCGGTTGCTCCGAGGCGGGCAACGTCTCCTCGGGCACCCCGTACAACACCCGCAACGACGTCGCCTGCGACTGA